In Colletotrichum higginsianum IMI 349063 chromosome 1, whole genome shotgun sequence, the DNA window GGACATGACTAATGACTGAAAGACGACCACATGTAGAAGAACCAGGGGGGCGCATCAAGTAAGTACATCACAAGCTCATCGTGTAAGTATAAATGTGTATGGTGGTCATCCTTGAAGCGAATGAAACCGCGCTGTGAAAGAATTCAAGAACTCATATCGTTGAAATCCTGTTCAAAGACTCTCTCGACTTTTCCCATAACACAATGAATAGTCCAACTGATCCCACCACCCACCCTCGCCCGCTTCGAGTGGCATCTGCATCTGGCGCAGTCACGGACCGGCGCCATGGTTTCCGGGCTCTTGCTGAGCTCGAAGAAGACATCCAATTCATCGTGGGTGATTGGATGTCTGAAATGAACATGACCGTCAGGGCAGCGGGCAAGGTCGACTCCAACGGCGCTTCCAACGAGTTTGAGAAGGCTTTTCTCGAGGGCATCGAGCCCGCGCTCCCGCATCTGGCGTCCAGGGGCATCAAGGTCGCAGTCAACGCGGGCGCCAGCGACGCCCAGAAGCTCTGCAGCGTCCTGGCGGACAAGATTGAGGCCCAGGGGCTGGGCCTGCGGGTTGCGTGGattggcggcgacgaggtcatcgaTCTCGTGCGGCAAGACGCCCAGGACGGAGCAGAGTTCCGAAGCCTGACCACAGGTGAGATGATGGTGCCCAGTCAAGACGGGAAAAgggccttcttcgtcgaTTCTGATTTCTGACGCGCATTCAAGGCCAGAAGCTGTCCGAATGGGGCTTTGAGCCCCTATACGCCCAGTGTTACCTCGGCAGCTGGGGTATTGTTGAAGCCTTTACGGGCGGCGCAGACGTTGTCATCTGTGGACGTGTTGCAGACGCATCCCCTGCCATTGCTTGTGCTGCCTATCATTATGGATGGCAGCGCAAGGACTACCAACAGCTCGCCAGTGCCTTGGTCGCCGGCCACATGATCGAATGCTCGACCTATGTCAGCGGAGGAAACTTCTCCGGATTCAAGTCGCTGCCCGGCGACGTCACCAACATCGGCTTCCCCATTGCCGAGATTCTCCCCAACGGCAACTTCTACGTCACCAAGCAGAAGAACACTGGTGGCATGGTGACGGTGGAAACATGCAAGTCTCAGTTGCTGTATGAGATTCAAGGACCGCTGTATTACCATTCCGATACCGTCGCCGTTCTGGATGGCATCAGGTTTGAACAAGCAGGAGTCGATCGGGTGTAAGTCTTATTGCCATTACGCCACACCACCTTGCTGCAGCGAGACTCATCCGCGCACAGCTTTGTTTCCAATGTCGGAAGCCGGAAACCTCCCCCCACCACCAAGGTCGGCATCACCGCCAAGGGCGGGTTCCAAGCCGAAGCCCACTACTTCCTCTGCGGACTCGACATCGAGGAGAAGGCTCAACTGCTCGAGAAGCAACTCCGTTCCGCCTTGGAAGAGTCCAGGTACCACTGTCTCAAGTTCCAAACCCACGGGAGATGCCCCGACGATCCCCAGAGCCAGGCCTCGGCCACCGTTGACTTCCGCATCTTCGCCCAGGCCAgggacgaggtcgacctcTCGAGGGAACGTTTCCTCGAGCCGATAACGAACAACATCATGCAGGGCTACCCCGGCGCCACCTTTGCGATGGACACCCGGCTGGCCCTGCCGAAGCCGTACTGCGAGTACTGGGTGACGCTCGTCCCGCAGAACCGCCTCAGACACGTCTGCCACCTGCCGTTCAGCGGCTCGCGGGTCGACATCGCCGCGCCCGATGACACGGAGGACTTTGTGCCGAGCCAGGACTCGTGCGAGACGTCCGACcctgccgccgacgcggcggcTGATCTTGGCCCGCTCGTCCGGGCGCCGCTGGGCTACGTCGTCCACGCCCGTTCCGGGGACAAGGGGTCGGACTCCAACGTGGGCTTCTTCGTCCGCCACGCCGACGAATGGGACTGGCTACGCACCCTCTTGACcgccgacaaggtcaaggcgctcctcggccgggATTACTCTGGGAAGCCCGTCTTCCGCTTCGAGCTGCGGAACATCTGGGGTAAAGTGAATCCGAactcctttttctttctacTACATGGCATGATTGCTCTGCCGTGCCGAGACTGACCGATTCGCAGCTGTTCACTTCCTCCTCAAGGACCATCTGGATCGTGGCGTTGGAGCCAATTCGACTTACGACTTTCTGGGGAAGAACGTTGCTGAGTACTTGCGAAGCAAACATGTGGAAATCCCCGTCAAGTTTCTCGAGCGCGGAAGGATTTAGGCTTTTGCTTGAGGTTCTGACTATCAATCAGTCAATACTAGTCTAAAGCTCAGTGCCAAAAAAAGTCTTCCAAGTGTTACATTCGCGATACATCATTATATTCGCATTGTGGACTAGGACTACATTGTGATTTCCGTCCAGGAAACTTGACATGCTAACAAAAAACCAAGGGCCATCTACCGCCTTTGGCTCGTACCTATCAAGAAATGACCCAATCCTGCTCTGGGTATTGAACCGAGTCCTTGTGCCAACCCAAAGGAAAAACAGGTGTCACGAAACACGGCAGTGAAGGGCCTTGAGCTGCCACCTCTGACCTATCTatcccccttcttcttgctccCGGAAACACAGTAGCCTTATTACACTTCAAAATACAACTATCTAAGAGTCTGAGAAAAGTACCTTGATCTTCTCCAAACTCTTGCCTTTAGTCTATCACAAGTCAGTATGACGGAGTCTCAAACATAGAATGGTCAACGGGACAGTACCTCTGGGAAGAACACTGCAAAAGCGACACCTCCTACAATAGTCAAGCTCATTAGAACTATGTAGAATTTCCATCCAAGTGCTTCGAACGCTGTAGGTGATACGGTAAGTAGAATCAGTGATGATATGAACATTCCAGAGGTTGAGGCAGCCGCGCCTTTAGACCTTATATGTGTAGGCCAAATCTCTGACGTGTAAACGTATGTCGACGCATCGACAAAACTGCCGTAACTGGAAGATATACAAGTTAGTAATTGGTTGCTGAGCTAGGTATCGAGCACTACAGGGTGCCACGATAAGTCCGAAAAGAAAACAGAAGGCACTTACAAAAAGAGATGCAAGAACAAGAAAGCCACGGCTGCTGCGTTGCCAGCCCGGTTGGTAGTCCCCTGGAAAAGAACAAGCATGATGGCTTCCCCCAGCAGTGCAGCAGCGGCACCGGCCATTCCGATAACTACACCCAGCCCTAGTTAGTCACATTCATTCACGCAGGAA includes these proteins:
- a CDS encoding Duf1446 domain-containing protein, which codes for MNSPTDPTTHPRPLRVASASGAVTDRRHGFRALAELEEDIQFIVGDWMSEMNMTVRAAGKVDSNGASNEFEKAFLEGIEPALPHLASRGIKVAVNAGASDAQKLCSVLADKIEAQGLGLRVAWIGGDEVIDLVRQDAQDGAEFRSLTTGQKLSEWGFEPLYAQCYLGSWGIVEAFTGGADVVICGRVADASPAIACAAYHYGWQRKDYQQLASALVAGHMIECSTYVSGGNFSGFKSLPGDVTNIGFPIAEILPNGNFYVTKQKNTGGMVTVETCKSQLLYEIQGPLYYHSDTVAVLDGIRFEQAGVDRVFVSNVGSRKPPPTTKVGITAKGGFQAEAHYFLCGLDIEEKAQLLEKQLRSALEESRYHCLKFQTHGRCPDDPQSQASATVDFRIFAQARDEVDLSRERFLEPITNNIMQGYPGATFAMDTRLALPKPYCEYWVTLVPQNRLRHVCHLPFSGSRVDIAAPDDTEDFVPSQDSCETSDPAADAAADLGPLVRAPLGYVVHARSGDKGSDSNVGFFVRHADEWDWLRTLLTADKVKALLGRDYSGKPVFRFELRNIWAVHFLLKDHLDRGVGANSTYDFLGKNVAEYLRSKHVEIPVKFLERGRI